The genomic stretch CGGTATATTTTATCTCGCTCCGGGCAATCTCAAATATAAACGGACCAACCTGATTCTTGATAGCCGCCCTGAATACGGCCCGGGCCACTTCATAGGTTAGGCCCCGGATATTGATGGCCGGAACGGTCTTGTTGGCATAGACGCCCTGGGCGGCCGCATCATATATCTTCTGGATGCTGGCCGAAGTCACGCCGGTACACTTGGCGAGATCCTTAATCAGCCAAGCCGTCTGCTTCTTGAGATTGGCATTATCGCCGAACACGTAGGTGTAAATCAGGTTATCAATGCCTTCAGACCTGAGCGTATCCAGGTCTTTTATCTTTACGGTATTATCAGGATATTTGTCTATAAGTGGAGAGATACAATCGCGGAAATCCTGGTTGTTTTGGTATGTTTTCATAATTTCTCCTTTATATTGTGCAGAGATTGCCACGCTCCCCGATTGTCATCGGGGAGCTCGCAATGACAGTCATTGCGAGGAACAAAGTGACGAAGCAATCTCATAAACTTACTTGAAATTACTATGTTACTTCTTATTCATCTTCATCCAACCAAATTTCTTTATGAATTCCTCTTTGGTCATCTTGCCGGTCTGGCACAGTTTATCCAGTTGCCCGGCATCATCAAAGTCACCCTTTTCCAGCCGAATCATATAAGACCGGGCCACTTCGTAGGATTCAGTATCCACTTCCACATAACGGATTCTGGTCTTGCCGGTGGCCGGGTCCATGATATCCGGGAAATAGATGGGTGTAATCTTGCCGCCCTGAAGTGAAATCATGGCGCCGCTGCCGCCGGTCTGGAGAAACTTACTGGCGCCGTAACCCAAGTCGCGGGTGTATTCGCAATCAAAGGGAATAGGCGGCGCGCACCGGAGTTCATAACCGATATCCTTATCCACGATGGTAATCTTAATGCCCTTTGCTTCCAGCCGTTTCTTGACCTCGTTTTTGAGAAACTTGCCCAGGTCCACATCAGCCAGCCGGAGATTATCGTGCTCGTCCCGCCCGACGCTGAACAGGATGGAATCATCAGACGATAATTTCTCAGCCAGTCCTTCGGCCAGGATGGCCACGCCGTGTTCCTTGCCCATGCTTAGCCGCTTGATAATCGCGCCTTCCAGCACATCGGCTATCTGGGCTATCTTGACTGACTTGTTGCCGAACTCCTCAGCCACGATGG from Planctomycetota bacterium encodes the following:
- a CDS encoding 6-phosphofructokinase, whose amino-acid sequence is MSDTKYLGILVGGGPAPGINGVISAATIESVNHGWQVLGIMDGFKHLAQADTAQVMPLTIDDVSRIHFDGGSILRTSRENPTKDKVKIKNVIDSLIKLGIDRLITIGGDDTAYTASVIAKETQNKIRIVHVPKTIDNDLPLPDNKSTFGFHTARHFGVEIVRNIMEDSVTTNRWYFIITMGRKAGHLALGIGKASGATLTIVAEEFGNKSVKIAQIADVLEGAIIKRLSMGKEHGVAILAEGLAEKLSSDDSILFSVGRDEHDNLRLADVDLGKFLKNEVKKRLEAKGIKITIVDKDIGYELRCAPPIPFDCEYTRDLGYGASKFLQTGGSGAMISLQGGKITPIYFPDIMDPATGKTRIRYVEVDTESYEVARSYMIRLEKGDFDDAGQLDKLCQTGKMTKEEFIKKFGWMKMNKK